In Candidatus Binatia bacterium, one DNA window encodes the following:
- the polA gene encoding DNA polymerase I, whose translation MASKEQVCLVDGTNMFFRAFHALPPLTNRSGLPTGAVYGFTSMLAKLLRDGPDTRIIVVVDARGKTFRSEIDPQYKANRSPTPADLVTQIPWIKKMVPALGLPLVEVSGVEADDVIGTLATQAREQGCAVDIVTSDKDMMQLVGGGVQLVDTMQNRVSREPEVEKKFGVPPAQVIDVQGLMGDAVDNIPGVKGIGEKTARRLIEHFGSLEKLYDDLDGIAELGLRGAAGIRKKLEAGKEDAWRSRLLATIRQDVEVVLGDFQREEPDLEALAKLSAELEFDKILADILGPEREPVAAVAVDLVSPDTLLGLLAGPEDGALCLLSDDDGEACGWSSLEKTVVCDSIPATLGAVINATGAGACYVDGWGNLCHRLGLAAAGTTVIKREIHDLRIASYVLEPSRRGHTLEALLRDRQGLSLPDPESTIRSDRVGLMARKALELGRVLIAEVESAGLDDLYRDMEMPLVPILAAMEARGIGVSIAALEAAGAEFSEKVKLLEGEIYAIAGEEFNIGSTKQLRQILFEKLALPTKGVKKGKTGLSVDADVLARLAQESPIAEKIVLHRTLSKLNSTYVTGLLSLVDRTSGRVHTHFNQTVAATGRLSSSDPNLQNIPVRTEEGRRIRQSFVARDGWIFLAADYSQIELRVLAHLTADPVLVEAFRAGEDIHRRTAAEVYEVDPVFVSADMRRQAKVINFGILYGMGPQRLSRELGIPRAEATGIIERYFQRYSEVQAFADRVLEEGRERGYVETMLGRRRHLPELASKQPGLRQAAERMAWNSPIQGTAADIIKLSMLTVEKRLASEDLRADMLLQVHDELFFEVLEADAERLGTVVREEMEQVVPLAVPLVTDLKMGRNWSEMS comes from the coding sequence GTGGCTTCCAAGGAACAGGTTTGTCTCGTGGATGGTACGAATATGTTCTTTCGAGCCTTTCACGCGCTGCCGCCGCTCACAAACCGTAGCGGCCTCCCGACAGGTGCAGTCTATGGTTTCACGTCGATGCTGGCGAAGTTGCTGCGGGACGGCCCCGATACGCGCATTATTGTAGTCGTCGATGCTCGGGGTAAAACCTTTCGCTCCGAAATTGACCCCCAATACAAGGCGAATCGCTCCCCGACGCCTGCGGATCTGGTCACGCAGATTCCCTGGATCAAAAAAATGGTCCCGGCACTGGGCCTGCCTCTGGTCGAGGTGTCCGGCGTCGAGGCCGATGATGTCATCGGGACGCTGGCGACTCAGGCTCGGGAACAGGGCTGCGCTGTCGATATCGTCACCAGCGACAAGGATATGATGCAACTGGTGGGCGGCGGTGTCCAGTTGGTCGACACCATGCAGAATCGCGTGAGTCGAGAACCCGAGGTCGAAAAGAAATTCGGAGTTCCGCCCGCGCAAGTAATCGACGTGCAAGGCCTGATGGGGGATGCGGTCGACAATATTCCTGGCGTCAAGGGCATCGGAGAGAAGACCGCGCGCCGGTTGATCGAGCACTTTGGTTCCCTGGAAAAACTCTACGATGATCTGGACGGGATTGCCGAACTCGGGTTGCGCGGAGCGGCAGGGATTCGCAAGAAGCTCGAGGCGGGCAAGGAAGATGCCTGGCGCAGCCGACTGCTGGCAACCATCCGGCAGGATGTCGAGGTTGTTCTGGGGGACTTCCAGCGCGAAGAGCCAGATCTCGAGGCGCTGGCCAAGCTTTCCGCAGAACTGGAGTTCGATAAAATCCTTGCCGATATTCTGGGGCCCGAGCGTGAGCCGGTCGCGGCGGTTGCTGTCGATTTGGTGTCGCCGGATACTTTGCTCGGGCTGCTGGCCGGCCCCGAAGATGGCGCTCTTTGCCTCCTTTCCGATGATGATGGAGAAGCCTGCGGCTGGTCGAGCCTCGAGAAGACGGTCGTCTGCGATTCGATTCCCGCGACTCTGGGTGCGGTCATCAACGCCACGGGGGCCGGGGCCTGCTATGTCGATGGCTGGGGTAACTTATGCCATCGTCTGGGCCTTGCGGCGGCTGGTACGACCGTGATCAAGCGCGAGATTCACGATCTGCGCATTGCTTCCTATGTTCTCGAACCGTCGCGCCGTGGCCATACCCTGGAAGCGCTTTTGCGGGACCGGCAGGGTCTCTCTCTCCCCGATCCCGAGTCCACCATCCGAAGCGACCGGGTGGGTTTGATGGCTCGGAAAGCGCTCGAGCTGGGCCGTGTCCTGATCGCAGAAGTCGAATCCGCCGGTCTTGACGATCTTTATCGGGACATGGAGATGCCGCTGGTGCCGATCCTTGCGGCTATGGAGGCGCGTGGAATCGGCGTATCGATTGCGGCGCTCGAGGCGGCCGGCGCCGAGTTTTCCGAAAAGGTAAAGCTCCTCGAGGGGGAGATCTACGCGATCGCCGGCGAGGAGTTCAACATCGGCTCCACCAAGCAACTCCGGCAGATACTTTTCGAGAAATTGGCGTTGCCGACCAAGGGGGTGAAAAAGGGCAAGACGGGTCTGTCGGTAGATGCGGATGTTTTGGCCCGGTTGGCGCAGGAAAGTCCGATTGCGGAGAAAATCGTCCTCCACCGAACCCTGTCCAAACTCAATTCGACCTATGTGACGGGGCTCCTTTCGCTGGTCGATCGGACCAGCGGACGCGTTCATACTCATTTCAATCAGACGGTCGCCGCGACCGGTCGACTGTCCTCAAGTGATCCGAATTTGCAGAACATTCCCGTGCGAACGGAAGAGGGCCGACGGATTCGTCAATCCTTTGTGGCTCGGGACGGCTGGATCTTTCTGGCCGCCGACTATTCGCAGATCGAATTGCGGGTGTTGGCTCATCTCACCGCGGATCCGGTTCTGGTCGAGGCTTTTCGCGCGGGCGAGGATATCCATCGGCGCACCGCAGCCGAGGTGTATGAGGTGGACCCGGTCTTTGTCAGTGCCGATATGCGGCGCCAGGCGAAGGTGATTAATTTCGGGATCTTGTACGGGATGGGTCCGCAGCGCCTCTCGCGCGAGTTGGGGATTCCCCGAGCCGAGGCCACCGGCATAATTGAGCGCTATTTCCAGCGTTACTCGGAGGTTCAGGCGTTCGCCGATCGTGTGCTCGAAGAGGGGCGCGAACGCGGCTACGTGGAAACCATGCTCGGTCGGCGCCGACATTTGCCCGAGCTGGCCTCAAAACAGCCTGGTTTACGTCAGGCGGCGGAGAGGATGGCTTGGAACAGCCCGATTCAGGGCACGGCGGCCGATATCATCAAATTATCGATGCTCACCGTAGAAAAGCGCCTTGCGAGCGAGGATTTGCGGGCGGATATGCTGCTCCAAGTCCACGATGAGCTCTTTTTCGAGGTCCTGGAGGCTGATGCCGAGCGACTCGGAACTGTCGTTCGCGAGGAAATGGAACAGGTTGTGCCCCTTGCTGTGCCTCTTGTCACGGATCTGAAAATGGGCCGAAATTGGTCGGAAATGTCATGA
- a CDS encoding ABC transporter permease subunit — MRTVCTIAGRELRGIFHSPVAYVVLAGFLLLGGWFFYNLLGRFSMLLSLYSSTQAGGSEAGLNLNEFVVGPLLHNLAVILVILVPMMTMRSIAEERRAGTMELLLTSPITTGQLVLGKFLGLATFVSLVVGSALAYGWILAQFGNPEVAVMMLGYFGLWLMSLVFVAIGIFASSLTENQIIAAVTGLVIMLLLFMIAWPAEDASPGLAKALEYLSITAHFDALVRGVLSTNDLVYFLSMIAGWLFLAQRSVESLRWR, encoded by the coding sequence ATGAGAACGGTTTGCACCATCGCCGGTCGCGAGTTGCGCGGGATCTTCCATTCCCCGGTCGCATACGTCGTTCTTGCCGGTTTCCTGCTGTTGGGAGGTTGGTTTTTTTATAATCTTCTGGGCCGCTTCAGCATGCTCCTTTCCCTCTATTCCAGCACACAGGCCGGAGGATCCGAGGCGGGTCTCAACCTGAACGAGTTCGTGGTAGGGCCCCTGCTCCACAACCTGGCCGTAATCCTCGTGATCCTGGTGCCGATGATGACCATGCGCTCCATCGCTGAGGAGCGCCGAGCGGGCACCATGGAACTACTCCTCACTTCACCCATCACCACCGGCCAACTCGTGCTGGGAAAATTCCTCGGCTTGGCAACGTTTGTCAGCCTCGTTGTCGGAAGCGCCCTCGCATACGGCTGGATCCTCGCCCAATTCGGGAATCCGGAAGTCGCGGTGATGATGCTCGGCTATTTCGGTCTCTGGCTGATGAGCCTTGTCTTTGTCGCCATCGGTATTTTTGCAAGCAGCCTGACGGAGAACCAGATCATTGCGGCCGTCACCGGACTGGTGATCATGCTGCTGCTCTTCATGATTGCATGGCCGGCCGAAGACGCCTCGCCAGGGCTCGCCAAGGCTCTCGAATACCTGTCCATCACCGCTCATTTCGATGCTCTGGTTCGTGGCGTCCTGAGCACCAATGACCTTGTCTACTTTCTCTCGATGATCGCGGGATGGCTCTTTCTGGCCCAGCGCTCCGTCGAGTCCCTGCGTTGGCGTTGA
- the bamD gene encoding outer membrane protein assembly factor BamD, which produces MEAHKDVSSRPQIGFQSAADVDASAAGLYHPIMSARSIVGILVLLAMATACNSKRVRVPAADEVYARGTMAHDSESYESAIREYRFFLDHYPLDPRAEEVERRVADAYFEDGLYPEAIATYGHFQHMHPTSADQALIEYRIGEAYRLQMDTVDRDLASAQNAHERYRNLALRFPDTAHADRAREQLAETREHLAQRELYVAEYYAENDQYRAATTRAGEVVIRFPDTAVTESAIALLQTLAEEEKDQTLDTLSDNAMAELKANASIPEDEQRPLYAGPALKLLRLHLEQFKTQPATARTDD; this is translated from the coding sequence ATGGAAGCCCACAAAGATGTGTCAAGCCGGCCGCAAATCGGCTTCCAATCGGCCGCGGACGTTGACGCGTCGGCGGCAGGCCTCTACCATCCGATTATGTCAGCTCGGAGCATCGTCGGAATCCTGGTTCTTTTGGCCATGGCCACTGCCTGCAACAGCAAAAGGGTGCGTGTCCCTGCGGCCGACGAGGTCTACGCGCGCGGAACCATGGCGCACGACAGCGAAAGCTACGAGTCTGCGATTCGAGAATATCGCTTCTTCCTCGACCACTACCCACTGGATCCGCGTGCGGAGGAAGTCGAAAGGCGGGTCGCTGATGCCTATTTCGAGGACGGACTCTATCCCGAAGCCATCGCAACTTACGGACATTTCCAGCATATGCATCCAACCAGCGCGGATCAGGCTCTGATCGAATATCGAATCGGAGAGGCCTATCGCCTGCAAATGGATACTGTCGATCGCGACCTCGCGTCGGCCCAGAATGCGCATGAACGATACCGCAACCTCGCCCTGCGCTTCCCGGATACCGCGCACGCGGATCGGGCAAGAGAACAGCTGGCAGAAACGCGAGAGCATCTCGCGCAGCGCGAGCTCTATGTCGCCGAGTATTATGCCGAGAACGACCAGTACCGCGCGGCGACAACGCGCGCCGGCGAAGTCGTGATTCGCTTCCCCGACACGGCCGTCACGGAGAGTGCCATCGCGCTCCTGCAAACGCTGGCCGAGGAAGAAAAAGATCAAACTCTCGACACCCTCTCCGACAATGCGATGGCCGAACTCAAGGCCAATGCGTCCATTCCCGAGGACGAACAGCGCCCGCTCTATGCAGGCCCTGCCCTGAAACTTCTGCGGTTGCACCTCGAGCAATTCAAAACCCAGCCTGCGACCGCTCGCACAGACGACTGA
- a CDS encoding zf-HC2 domain-containing protein: MNCLETASLLETFHDGELHGREMREVALHVAQCADCEDQLAVWDRVHTLLNESTPAPSGDLAALWQGVEEGIDEMSRADSGWSGFRIAAASTDIRNLWAEKETSVGGRLGASADEAESIWLRPQESAPASGSAFLRGGMALAASLFLAIFLLGDEEPALVGTSEPTGAVARSLPPKTDALLQTASTSSFRNGKSGPSGAVVLGGTGGSATAPAQQVQIRSLKQFGGEMAMWAEPAGETAVIWVGESAPQARR; this comes from the coding sequence ATGAATTGTCTAGAAACCGCAAGCCTACTTGAGACATTCCATGACGGCGAGTTGCACGGTCGTGAGATGCGGGAAGTCGCCCTGCACGTGGCACAGTGCGCCGATTGCGAAGATCAATTAGCCGTCTGGGACAGGGTCCATACGCTTCTCAACGAGAGCACACCGGCCCCATCGGGAGATCTGGCGGCACTTTGGCAGGGCGTCGAGGAGGGCATCGACGAGATGTCACGAGCGGATTCGGGTTGGTCCGGCTTCCGAATTGCGGCCGCCTCTACGGATATTCGGAATCTCTGGGCTGAAAAGGAGACCTCCGTCGGTGGTCGCCTTGGCGCTTCGGCAGATGAGGCCGAGTCGATCTGGCTTCGACCCCAGGAGTCGGCGCCAGCATCAGGCAGCGCATTTCTGCGCGGAGGAATGGCCTTGGCGGCCTCTCTCTTCCTGGCGATCTTCCTCCTCGGAGATGAGGAACCGGCCTTGGTTGGAACGTCCGAACCGACAGGCGCCGTAGCCCGGAGCTTGCCGCCCAAAACCGACGCCTTGTTGCAGACCGCCTCAACCTCGAGCTTCCGTAACGGCAAGAGTGGGCCTTCCGGGGCAGTGGTCTTGGGAGGGACAGGCGGATCGGCAACAGCCCCGGCGCAGCAGGTCCAGATCCGGTCCCTCAAGCAATTCGGTGGCGAGATGGCGATGTGGGCTGAGCCGGCGGGCGAAACAGCCGTGATCTGGGTTGGCGAATCGGCGCCGCAGGCGCGTCGATGA
- a CDS encoding sigma-70 family RNA polymerase sigma factor encodes MAERQDQALAESAAQGDKDAFRQLVEKYQRRVLAVVTGMLHDPEAALEVTQEAFIKAYKSLPRFRGQASFYTWIYRIAVNLAIDYQRKEWRKPIVDTHRRNSEEGPGEDAVDRAQDDDPAVDPFEATKDAELRVRLREAVAELTPDHRAVILLRELEGLSYDEISQIMHCSKGTVMSRLHYARKKLQTLLKDFE; translated from the coding sequence GTGGCAGAACGACAGGATCAAGCTCTGGCGGAAAGCGCCGCACAGGGCGACAAGGATGCCTTCCGGCAGTTGGTCGAGAAGTACCAGCGCCGGGTTCTCGCGGTCGTGACAGGAATGCTGCACGACCCCGAGGCGGCTCTTGAGGTGACGCAGGAAGCCTTTATCAAGGCCTACAAATCCTTGCCCCGATTCCGGGGACAGGCAAGTTTCTATACCTGGATTTATCGAATCGCGGTGAATCTGGCGATTGATTACCAGAGAAAAGAGTGGCGAAAGCCGATCGTAGACACCCATAGGCGAAATTCCGAGGAAGGACCCGGCGAGGACGCGGTTGACCGCGCTCAGGACGATGATCCGGCCGTGGATCCTTTTGAGGCAACGAAAGACGCCGAATTAAGAGTACGTTTACGTGAAGCAGTCGCTGAGTTGACCCCGGATCACCGAGCAGTGATACTTCTTAGAGAATTGGAGGGGCTGTCGTATGACGAGATCAGCCAGATCATGCATTGTTCCAAAGGCACTGTGATGAGCCGCCTCCATTATGCTCGCAAGAAGCTCCAGACCCTGTTGAAGGACTTCGAATGA
- a CDS encoding Gldg family protein translates to MHSFANLLGLIGVVLTFFGFVSYIGYGVLEAYSTIHLLLGASCLAAWFVLRFRDLRSLLTARRTQRGTNFLISTVLFLSLLVMLNILAIRHEYRLDLTEAGRFSLSPQAAQVLDRLDSPLSFEAYVEGGQSPDTRFLLESFQGGKSTISIEMIDPDREPARTEEAGIEAYGAVRISYRKRFLTVLDPTEESLTNAIIKITRNQQRTICFLEGEGEPSLHEASAPDGYAEAARALENENFLVRSLPLLETGRVPEDCQIVGIADPRRPFSSAVLRAIGDFLDAGGAMIFLLPPKSGNQLAPLLARWGVNIGDDIVVDEVVRLFEGPTLGLNPIVSIYGAHPITLALRERTLFPFTRSIQTGAPREGLTSATLARTSATSWAEADLEGVFRENDASLSPAEGDRAGPISVAVAVSAKLEEMGRGSGETRLVVFGSARLANNQNLGQVYNRDLFLNAVSWLAAEDDLVSIRSKTIRSSRVRFTEAEATTIFYLSVLVFPEIVLLIGLAVWWRRSRF, encoded by the coding sequence ATGCATTCCTTTGCCAACCTGCTCGGATTGATCGGCGTCGTACTCACATTCTTCGGTTTCGTGTCCTATATCGGCTACGGCGTCCTCGAGGCCTACAGCACGATCCATCTCCTTCTGGGCGCATCCTGTCTAGCCGCCTGGTTCGTTCTCCGCTTTCGCGATTTGCGGTCTCTCCTGACGGCGCGGCGCACCCAACGCGGCACCAATTTCCTCATCTCCACCGTCCTGTTTCTGAGCCTTCTCGTGATGCTCAATATCCTCGCGATACGCCACGAGTACCGTCTTGATCTGACCGAAGCCGGCCGTTTCAGCCTCTCCCCGCAAGCCGCACAAGTCCTCGACCGTCTCGATTCCCCCTTGAGTTTTGAAGCCTACGTCGAAGGCGGGCAGAGTCCGGATACCCGGTTTCTTCTGGAAAGCTTTCAGGGAGGCAAGTCCACGATATCGATTGAAATGATCGACCCCGACCGCGAACCGGCGCGGACGGAAGAAGCCGGCATCGAGGCTTACGGGGCCGTCCGTATCAGCTATCGCAAGCGCTTCCTCACCGTCCTCGATCCCACCGAAGAATCGCTGACCAATGCGATCATCAAGATCACCCGAAACCAACAGCGTACGATCTGCTTTCTCGAAGGAGAGGGAGAACCTTCACTGCACGAGGCATCCGCACCCGATGGATATGCCGAGGCAGCCCGCGCTCTCGAAAATGAGAATTTTCTGGTGCGATCGCTCCCACTGCTCGAGACGGGACGAGTGCCCGAGGATTGCCAAATCGTCGGGATTGCTGACCCCCGTCGGCCGTTCAGCTCGGCTGTCCTCCGTGCCATCGGTGATTTTCTGGATGCTGGAGGGGCCATGATCTTTCTGCTGCCGCCGAAAAGCGGCAATCAGTTGGCACCGCTTCTCGCGCGGTGGGGCGTGAACATCGGCGACGACATCGTCGTGGACGAAGTGGTCCGCCTATTCGAGGGCCCCACCCTCGGACTCAACCCCATCGTATCGATTTACGGAGCCCATCCCATCACATTGGCGCTGCGGGAACGCACGCTCTTTCCCTTCACGAGAAGCATCCAAACCGGAGCACCGCGCGAGGGCCTGACCAGTGCCACGCTGGCCCGAACCTCGGCGACAAGCTGGGCGGAAGCCGACCTGGAGGGTGTCTTCCGCGAGAACGATGCGTCGTTGTCCCCCGCGGAAGGCGATCGGGCGGGACCCATCAGCGTCGCAGTAGCGGTGAGTGCCAAGCTCGAAGAAATGGGACGAGGCAGCGGCGAAACGAGACTGGTGGTTTTTGGATCCGCACGGCTCGCCAACAATCAGAATCTTGGGCAAGTCTACAATCGAGACCTTTTCCTCAATGCGGTTTCGTGGCTGGCCGCCGAAGACGATCTCGTATCGATTCGCAGCAAGACGATTCGCTCCTCGCGGGTTCGTTTCACCGAAGCCGAAGCGACAACCATCTTCTATCTCTCCGTGTTGGTATTTCCGGAAATCGTCCTGCTCATCGGCCTCGCGGTTTGGTGGCGACGATCCCGCTTCTGA
- a CDS encoding sulfate adenylyltransferase — MPDLIPPHGGLSELVSCTVPADKVEGFLAETASLEKVPVSDADLSTVYRFGDGALTPLTGPMDEATWNRVLDKASIESEGADYAWTIPLALPVTAELGGKLKEGQSVALTNSAGETVARLAISSIYAWDKPRYLQAVYGTDRSDHPGAKMALEGDADKTHLLGGTIEVLPQPKDPAFGKYVLTPLEVRALLAEKGWKRVVAFQTRNPLHRAHEYALVHGLQTLIRDGHDAGACLNPLIGETKGDDVPADVRMQTYEALLSNRSIGEGDSDPDLWGPRGEACSDRVILLGLDIKMFYGGPKEAVMHGIYRQNFGFTDIVIGRKHADAPFADGSAIWGDFDAQEIFNDLGGKLEISPLNVGFAAYYESMGRVDLTENHSDEKPVSISGKDVRAALQAGKPVDPRIMRESTSKILGARMSS, encoded by the coding sequence ATGCCCGATTTGATCCCGCCGCACGGTGGCCTCTCCGAACTCGTATCTTGCACGGTCCCCGCCGATAAAGTCGAAGGCTTTTTGGCAGAGACAGCATCCCTCGAGAAGGTCCCCGTCTCCGACGCCGACCTCTCGACGGTCTATCGTTTCGGCGACGGGGCCCTGACGCCCCTGACAGGTCCCATGGACGAGGCGACCTGGAATCGCGTCCTCGACAAGGCGAGTATCGAGTCCGAAGGCGCAGACTACGCTTGGACGATCCCTTTGGCGCTGCCGGTCACGGCAGAGCTCGGCGGCAAGCTGAAGGAAGGACAGAGCGTTGCTCTGACCAATAGCGCCGGAGAAACCGTCGCTCGGCTCGCGATTTCGAGCATCTACGCCTGGGACAAGCCACGCTATCTACAGGCCGTATACGGGACCGACCGCAGCGATCATCCCGGAGCCAAAATGGCACTGGAGGGGGATGCCGATAAAACCCATCTACTGGGTGGGACGATCGAGGTGCTTCCGCAGCCCAAGGATCCGGCGTTCGGAAAATATGTGCTCACACCGCTCGAAGTTCGTGCACTCCTCGCGGAGAAGGGTTGGAAACGGGTCGTTGCCTTCCAGACACGCAACCCTCTCCACCGCGCACACGAATACGCTTTGGTGCACGGTCTCCAAACGCTGATTCGTGACGGCCACGACGCCGGTGCCTGCCTGAACCCCCTGATCGGGGAGACCAAAGGTGACGACGTCCCCGCGGATGTCCGGATGCAGACGTATGAGGCCCTTCTGAGCAACCGCTCCATCGGCGAAGGCGACTCGGATCCCGACCTTTGGGGACCCCGCGGCGAAGCCTGTTCCGATCGCGTCATCCTGCTCGGCCTCGACATCAAGATGTTCTACGGTGGCCCCAAGGAGGCCGTCATGCACGGCATCTACCGACAGAACTTCGGGTTCACCGATATCGTGATCGGTCGCAAGCACGCCGACGCACCTTTCGCCGACGGATCAGCGATCTGGGGCGACTTCGATGCTCAGGAAATCTTCAACGATCTCGGCGGGAAATTGGAGATCAGCCCCCTCAATGTCGGCTTCGCCGCGTACTACGAGTCGATGGGCCGCGTTGATCTGACCGAAAACCACTCCGACGAGAAACCTGTATCGATTTCCGGCAAGGACGTCCGCGCCGCTCTTCAGGCCGGCAAGCCTGTCGATCCGCGCATCATGCGGGAGTCGACCTCCAAGATTCTCGGAGCAAGAATGAGCTCCTGA
- a CDS encoding cysteine synthase family protein has translation MAGIKNPPTHPAGQRGQSVIDLVGRTPLLRLRQITRDLPPDVRIWAKLEGFNPGGSVKDRPAVHMLQAGIASGELRPGKTILDSTSGNTGIALALYGAALGLPVELVLPANVSRERRQIIEAYGATPIESDPMEGSDGAIRLCREILAKNPERYFKPDQYFNPVNPLAHYETTGPEIWEQTEGRVTHFCATIGTSGTVMGTGRFLKEKNPDIQILAIEPDDAFHGLEGLKHMASSIVPGIYHEEALDGKIPAPTDEAYDMVYRLGREEGLLVGQSSGAAAWAALELAKTMDHGDIVTIFCDFGDKYLSTNLWAGWDDIPKRA, from the coding sequence GTGGCAGGGATTAAGAACCCGCCCACACATCCGGCTGGCCAACGGGGCCAATCCGTAATCGACCTGGTGGGGCGAACGCCCCTCCTGCGTCTGCGACAAATCACCCGTGACCTGCCCCCGGATGTCCGGATCTGGGCCAAGCTCGAGGGCTTCAACCCCGGGGGCTCGGTCAAGGATCGCCCCGCCGTGCATATGCTGCAGGCGGGAATTGCCTCGGGAGAACTTCGCCCGGGCAAGACGATCCTCGACTCCACTTCGGGGAATACGGGCATCGCCCTGGCCTTGTATGGAGCGGCACTCGGGCTTCCTGTCGAACTCGTCCTGCCCGCCAACGTGAGCCGCGAACGACGTCAGATCATCGAAGCCTACGGCGCGACTCCGATTGAGAGCGATCCCATGGAAGGATCTGACGGTGCGATCCGACTCTGTCGGGAAATTCTTGCGAAAAACCCGGAGCGCTATTTCAAGCCGGATCAATATTTCAATCCGGTGAACCCACTGGCGCATTATGAAACCACCGGCCCCGAAATCTGGGAGCAAACCGAAGGGCGCGTCACTCATTTTTGCGCGACCATCGGGACCAGCGGTACCGTTATGGGGACCGGACGCTTCCTCAAGGAAAAAAACCCTGACATTCAAATCCTCGCCATCGAACCAGATGACGCCTTTCACGGGCTGGAGGGTCTGAAACATATGGCATCGTCGATCGTTCCGGGGATTTATCACGAGGAGGCATTGGACGGGAAGATTCCTGCACCCACCGACGAAGCCTACGATATGGTCTACCGACTCGGTCGAGAAGAGGGCTTGTTGGTCGGGCAAAGCTCCGGGGCCGCGGCCTGGGCTGCTCTCGAACTGGCCAAAACCATGGACCATGGTGATATCGTGACGATCTTCTGCGACTTCGGCGACAAATACCTCAGCACCAACCTTTGGGCGGGCTGGGACGACATCCCCAAACGCGCGTGA
- a CDS encoding ThiF family adenylyltransferase has product MPKTCAIVGIGGLGAPAAALLGSFGDCNLRLLDDDCVDLSNLPRQPLFGEMDIGQRKAEVAARHIQDRLPGLSVEFREERLSTANAANLLAGADVVIDGTDNLGSKRFLNQWCCADRTPLIHAGASGWDGQLTTILPGQSACLACLFGDLADEIGGAETPNCEQDGILGPVVGAIGLAAAREAIALMRGESPALAGRLAILDGRTQRWRSLNTRRRPECPACGKLA; this is encoded by the coding sequence ATGCCGAAGACCTGCGCCATCGTGGGGATCGGTGGTTTGGGCGCGCCTGCCGCAGCGCTTCTGGGTAGCTTCGGCGACTGCAACCTCCGCCTCCTTGACGATGACTGCGTCGACCTTTCCAACCTGCCCCGACAACCCCTGTTCGGGGAGATGGATATCGGCCAGCGGAAGGCGGAAGTCGCGGCTCGACATATCCAGGACCGACTTCCCGGCCTTAGCGTCGAGTTCCGCGAGGAACGTCTTTCTACCGCCAATGCTGCGAATCTACTTGCGGGAGCGGACGTCGTGATCGACGGCACCGACAATCTGGGGTCCAAAAGATTTCTCAATCAATGGTGCTGCGCTGATCGGACGCCGCTGATCCATGCCGGGGCCTCGGGTTGGGATGGCCAACTGACCACAATTCTCCCGGGCCAATCCGCCTGTCTTGCCTGCCTGTTCGGCGATCTCGCCGACGAAATCGGGGGAGCCGAGACGCCCAACTGCGAGCAGGATGGCATCCTCGGACCTGTCGTCGGGGCTATCGGCCTTGCCGCAGCCCGCGAGGCGATTGCCCTGATGCGGGGCGAAAGCCCTGCTCTCGCCGGGCGATTGGCGATTCTCGACGGACGAACCCAGCGCTGGCGATCGCTGAACACTAGACGCCGCCCGGAATGCCCGGCGTGCGGCAAACTTGCGTAA
- a CDS encoding MoaD/ThiS family protein produces the protein MPVTVKIPTPLRKFTAGAESVPGEGANVGEVLADLESRHSGLQERLCDEQGKVRRFVNLYVNGEDIRFLQQLDTPLKDGDDLAIVPAIAGGRD, from the coding sequence ATGCCCGTAACCGTCAAAATACCTACACCCCTGCGGAAATTCACCGCCGGAGCTGAATCCGTCCCAGGAGAGGGTGCCAACGTTGGCGAAGTACTCGCCGATCTGGAATCACGCCACTCCGGATTGCAGGAGCGCCTCTGCGATGAGCAGGGAAAGGTGCGCCGATTTGTGAATCTCTACGTCAATGGCGAAGACATTCGCTTCCTGCAGCAACTCGATACGCCGCTCAAGGACGGGGACGACCTCGCCATTGTGCCGGCGATCGCCGGTGGCAGGGATTAA